A genomic window from Lotus japonicus ecotype B-129 chromosome 1, LjGifu_v1.2 includes:
- the LOC130732047 gene encoding protein ALP1-like, with product MDPSKGSGPNQWLNDPNEWLNSTSELLNALSTCLIMEQAFLEKTIVCILSYLQLCQVAKRQYERLQERHTIPRVREESRVSFMSRLINDDVTCVEQLRMDTNTFRVLCSLLQVQGRLKEDGLVPIEEQVAMFLHILAHHAKNRVIKFKFQRSGETVSRYFNLVLSSVLRLQKNLLKTPDPIPEDCIDNRWKWFKGCLGALDGTYIRINVSEVDKPRYRSRKGEIATNVLGVCSRDMQFIYVLPGWEGSASDARVLRDAVNRRNGLKVPTGNYYLVDGGYTNGEGFLAPYRGSRYHLSEWRHQRVPTNPRELFNKRHAQARNVIERTFGLLKMRWAILRSPSYSVKTHNRIIIACCLLHNFIRREMSVDPLETELENMPTTEEVDEQPHDNIETIEPSAAWTAWRDALANEMYNDWVNP from the exons atgGATCCTAGTAAAGGTTCTGGTCCAAATCAGTGGTTAAATGACCCTAATGAGTGGCTTAATAGTACAAGTGAGCTTCTCAATGCCTTGTCAACTTGTTTGATAATGGAACAAGCTTTTTTGGAGAAGACGATTGTATGTATTCTATCATACCTACAATTATGTCAGGTGGCTAAAAGGCAATATGAGAGGCTCCAAGAGAGACATACAATACCAAGGGTAAGAGAAGAATCAAGAGTGTCATTCATGAGTAGGCTAATAAATGATGATGTTACTTGTGTGGAACAGCTACGGATGGATACCAACACATTTCGTGTGTTGTGTTCTCTTCTACAAGTTCAGGGTAGGCTAAAGGAAGATGGGTTAGTGCCAATAGAAGAACAAGTTGCGATGTTTCTACACATATTGGCTCACCATGCTAAAAATCGTgtcataaaatttaaattccaAAGATCTGGAGAAACTGTTAGCAGATACTTCAATTTAGTGTTAAGTTCTGTCTTAAGGTTGCAAAAGAATTTACTTAAAACACCAGATCCGATTCCTGAGGATTGCATTGACAATAGATGGAAATGGTTTAAG GGTTGTCTGGGGGCACTAGATGGAACTTATATTCGTATTAATGTCTCTGAGGTTGATAAACCAAGATATAGAAGTCGGAAAGGTGAAATTGCAACAAATGTCTTAGGAGTATGCTCACGAGACATGCAATTTATATATGTGCTACCAGGTTGGGAGGGTTCAGCTTCAGATGCTAGGGTGTTGCGTGACGCAGTTAATAGGAGAAATGGTCTTAAGGTTCCTACAG GAAACTACTACTTGGTAGATGGTGGGTATACAAATGGAGAAGGGTTTCTTGCCCCTTATAGAGGAAGTCGATACCATCTTAGTGAGTGGAGACATCAACGTGTTCCAACAAATCCTAGAGAACTGTTCAACAAGCGACATGCTCAAGCTAGAAATGTGATAGAAAGAACATTTGGATTGCTGAAGATGCGTTGGGCAATTCTCAGAAGTCCTAGCTACTCTGTTAAAACTCATAACCGAATAATTATTGCATGTTGCTTattgcataattttattagGAGAGAAATGTCTGTAGATCCATTAGAAACAGAGTTGGAGAACATGCCTACCACTGAAGAGGTAGATGAACAACCACATGATAACATTGAAACTATTGAACCAAGTGCAGCTTGGACTGCATGGAGAGACGCTTTGGCAAATGAAATGTATAATGATTGGGTTAATCCTTGA
- the LOC130746460 gene encoding uncharacterized protein LOC130746460, producing MEDFPNVSAYCQRLKHISDQLRNVGAPVSDHRLILQLVSSLTEPFRGVSTLIRQSEPLLPFLKVRSMMILEESSLAKMSGPASQTALHTSASHPRDSDDSSQQRTTNRSNQGHSNYRSGSGKNRNYQGSSGKPKKKGGSRYTGSSGSSGSSAAAPPPWCPPPQAS from the coding sequence ATGGAGGATTTTCCTAATGTTTCGGCATATTGTCAGCGTCTGAAACATATCTCTGATCAGTTGAGGAATGTTGGAGCCCCAGTTAGTGACCATCGTCTTATCCTCCAGTTGGTCTCTAGTCTCACTGAGCCTTTCCGTGGTGTTTCCACCCTGATCCGTCAGAGTGAGCCTTTGCTTCCTTTCCTCAAGGTCCGCTCCATGATGATTCTCGAGGAATCCAGTCTCGCAAAGATGTCAGGCCCTGCCTCTCAGACTGCTTTGCACACTTCTGCTTCCCATCCACGGGACTCTGATGATTCTTCTCAGCAGCGCACCACCAACCGCAGCAATCAGGGACACTCTAACTACCGTTCTGGGTCCGGGAAAAATCGTAACTATCAGGGTAGTTCTGGAAAACCTAAAAAGAAAGGTGGCTCCCGCTATACTGGATCATCTGGCTCCTCTGGTTCCTCTGCTGCAGCTCCTCCACCATGGTGCCCGCCTCCACAGGCATCCTAG
- the LOC130746451 gene encoding uncharacterized protein LOC130746451 encodes MATSDSTTGSPTGNTTILPTPTTPSSSSTKPDFHPALAVTNIKNNIPFKLEIDKDHYALWAELFETHAHATQVLHHIIPQADMEPPARTDAFYARWATLDSTVKQWIYSTISFDLLSTVMEKGAMATWNRIASMFEDNQNSCAVALD; translated from the coding sequence ATGGCTACCTCCGACTCAACCACTGGCTCTCCAACCGGCAACACCACTATACTCCCTACGCCCACGACGCCGTCGTCCTCCTCTACCAAGCCGGATTTTCATCCGGCCCTTGCTGtcaccaatatcaaaaacaacattcctTTCAAACTCGAGATAGACAAGGATCATTATGCTTTGTGGGCTGAATTGTTTGAGACTCATGCTCACGCCACTCAGGTGCTCCACCACATCATTCCTCAAGCTGACATGGAGCCTCCTGCGCGCACCGATGCTTTCTATGCccggtgggccactcttgactcTACTGTCAAACAGTGGATTTATTCCACCATCTCCTTTGACCTTCTCTCTACTGTTATGGAGAAAGGTGCTATGGCTACTTGGAACCGTATAGCTTCTATGTTTGAGGACAATCAAAACTCCTGTGCTGTCGCTCTCGACTAG
- the LOC130746441 gene encoding uncharacterized protein At2g29880-like, with protein sequence MTSEVTQQAVKVKVERRAWSDEEFNALLDYLEEAVANNKRCDAGQFKSGTFKWLEQKLEAKFPTAGLKVKPHIESIVRRLKNEYKELYDMLNTSGFGWDEVNKKILVDSDDVWNSYIQANKKDNIVKNYRNKVFPHFDRLVIIFGKDRANGKGAEDPADVVEDLDKEVNTHGNNITDEHMEEVIGLSDEDIQDVTQTISTNQNKVKEKITHSEGRRARKRLKGEDAIANSMDKFVDQLVEVVGKSADRMGQMAESVKCMAEGVKVVKDFYNDSRGIADELMKLEDLTPKERNKAGRLLMQNLPMGYKQVACDIDCEELVTILDRTHQDLVLHHPQVLVLREIMKLMTRDWRVTVNWVHRDGNAAAD encoded by the exons ATGACATCTGAAGTTACACAACAAGCTGTAAAAGTTAAAGTAGAGCGTAGGGCTTGGAGTGATGAAGAGTTTAATGCGTTATTGGATTACTTGGAAGAGGCTGTTGCTAATAACAAAAGGTGTGACGCTGGGCAATTTAAAAGTGGTACTTTTAAATGGTTGGAGCAAAAATTAGAAGCCAAGTTCCCTACAGCAGGCTTAAAGGTGAAACCGCATATTGAATCCATTGTTAGGAGGCTTAAAaatgagtataaggaattatatGACATGCTGAACACAAGTGGTTTTGGATGGGATGAAGTGAACAAGAAAATTCTTGTTGATAGCGATGATGTTTGGAATTCCTACATTCAagctaacaag AAAGATAACATTGTGAAGAATTATAGGAACAAAGTGTTTCCTCATTTTGACCGGTTGGTGATAATTTTTGGGAAAGATCGTGCCAATGGGAAAGGTGCAGAAGATCCCGCTGATGTTGTTGAGGACCTGGACAAAGAAGTTAATACTCATGGGAACAATATTACTGATGAACATATGGAGGAAGTTATTGGGTTAAGTGATGAAGATATTCAAGATGTCACTCAAACAATTTCCACTAATCAAAATAAAGTTAAGGAGAAAATTACTCACTCTGAAGGTCGCAGGGCAAGAAAAAGGTTAAAAGGAGAAGATGCAATTGCCAACAGCATGGATAAGTTTGTTGACCAGCTAGTGGAAGTTGTTGGAAAGTCTGCAGATAGGATGGGACAAATGGCTGAAAGTGTCAAGTGCATGGCTGAAGGTGTTAAAGTTGTGAAAGACTTTTATAATGATTCAAGGGGAATTGCTGATGAGTTGATGAAATTGGAAGATCTCACACCTAAGGAGCGCAACAAGGCTGGTCGTTTGCTTATGCAAAACCTCCCAATG GGGTATAAACAAGTAGCCTGTGATATTGACTGTGAGGAGTTAGTCACAATCCTTGACCGCACCCATCAGGACCTTGTTCTTCACCATCCTCAGGTTCTTGTGCTCAGGGAAATCATGAAACTTATGACTCGGGATTGGAGAGTGACCGTTAACTGGGTGCATCGTGATGGTAATGCAGCTGCAGATTGA